CCGGTGCCCCGgagcggggctgccccgggctgcGGTGCCGCTCCCGCCTCCAGCGGCAGCATCCAGCGCCCTTCCAGCTCGTGTTCAGAACTCTCCCCTCGGTCTCCTTTGTGACCGTCTCCTCTGGTTTCCCCACGATTACAGGTTTTCTGCATTTAGGTGGCCTTAGGACCGCTTTGTACAATTACATCTTTGCCAAAAAACACCAAGGAACCTTTATTTTAAGAGTGGAGGATACAGACCAGAGTCGGGtggtgcctggagctgcagaaggcaTAGAAGCTATGTTGGACTGGGCAGGTATTTGGAAACATCTTTCATTTTCCACTTGCTGGTTCCTTACCTGTCCTGTAGAGGCTCACCGTGCTCGGCGGGAGGGTGGGTTTGGCTGGCTCTGGCGGGGCTGTTCCGGCGGCGCAGCCGTTCACTGCCGCCGCGCCGCTGTTGCAGGCATTCCCCCGGACGAGAGCcccgggcggggcggccccgcggggcccTACGTGCAGTCGCGGCGGCTGGAGCTGTacgggcgggcgggcgcggcgctgcTGGCCAGCGGGGCCGCCTACCGCTGCTTCTGCAGCCCGCAGCGCCTGCAGCTGCTGCGCAGGGACGCGCTGCGCAGCCAGCAGACCCCGCGGTACGTCCCGTCCCCGTCCCCGCGGGGGGCTGTGCCTCGCGGAGGGAGCAGCGTGTCCCCCTCCCGGGAGGAGCTGTTCGGCTGGGCGCGCGGTGGGCGGGTTACAGCCGAAATTCAGGCGTCTGCTTAAAGTTTTGGGAAGTAAAGCTGGCTGGTGGCGTTGGCTGTTGAGCAAAAACCCTGGTGCTGATCTCCCCAAGGTACGACAACCGGTGCCGGCACCTGACGGCCGCGGAGGTGGCCCAGAAGCTGTCCCAGGGCCTGGACTGCGTCATCCGCTTCCGCCTGGAGCGGGGCGTGGAGCCCTTCCAGGACCTGGTCTACGGCTGGAACAAGCACGAGGTGGCTGAGGTGGAAGGTGACCCCGTGATTCTCAAGGGGGACGGCTTCCCCACGTACCACCTGGCGAGCGTGGTGGACGACCACCACATGGGCATCACGCACGTCCTGCGCGGCACCGAGTGGCTGGCCTCCACTTCCAAGCACCTGCTGCTCTACAAGGCCTTGGGCTGGGAGCCGCCTCAGTTTGGCCACCTGCCGCTGCTGCTGAACAAGGACGGGGGCAAGCTGTCCAAGAGGCAGGGGGACATCTTCCTGGAGCGCTTTGCCCGGGACGGCTTCCTGCCGGAGGCGCTGCTGGACATCGTCACCAACTGCGGCTCGGGCTTCACAGGTAGCACCACGGGCTCCTGCTGActgcctggcctgggctgggcttgCTTTTATAGCTGAGAGCCTTGTTGGCGTTTGAAAGGGTCAAGGGAATGGGTGTCACATAACCAGTCAGTCACCGAGGTGTCACAGAGctgtggaaggagctggaatggtggaaatcttcctgctgctgtgcagccatTAAAATTGAATCAGGTGCTCAATCAGGTGCCTTGGGAAAACCCTCACCTCAAGGCTGAGACACTCTGTGGAGTCTTGGGAAAGCTTGCATTCTGTGGTTAGTGACTGCAGTGTTGTCTGACACCCGTGCTGCTCTTCCTTTGACCTGACAGACCACGAGGAGCTGACTCAACGCCTCCTTTTGTGGTTCTTGCTGTGTGGGGGTCACAAATTACCTTGTGTTCTGAGAGCTCTGCTTGGGAATGAAATCTTGGGCAGTGCAGCCTCCTGGCTGAGCGTGGCTTCTCTGGCCAGCTGAGGCAGAGGGGTTCTGCTGAGGACGGTGGTGGAGCCGAGCAGAATGTCCCagttccagtgctgctgcagcacagcaggctcctggggacagggcagcgtggcagtgtccctgctgccagttccctcctgcctgccaggggacatccctgctgctgctggccctgcacgggtggctgtcctgtgctgccagcccgGCCCGTGCCCGCGGAGAGCGCAGAGCCCTGTGAGTCCCTGTGCCTTGCGTTGCAGAGAAGCAGATGGGGAGGACTCTGGAGGAGCTGATCTCCCAGTTTGATGTAGGCAGAATTACAACCCATTCTGCTCTCCTGGACCTTGAAGCGCTCCCAGAATTCAACAGGTAAAAAATCACTGGTAGCTTTAAAATGTAGTAAGCGCCATGTCAGTGAGAATTTATTTCTGGCACTTGGCCTTGGCTGcaggttttgttgttgggtttgcTGTGTTGCAGGATTCACCTCACCCGTCACATTGAGAACCAAGGGCTGCGCCAGAAGCTcgtcagggagctgcaggggctggtggAGCTTGTCTATGGGGATCAGCAAGTGGAGCCAGATGTTCTGGAAGATAAATATGTGGAGCGAGTCCTTCTGCTGAGAAAAGTATGAGTAGTGGCAGAGGGCTGTGCCACCATCCTCCAAGCTGAGGAATTGCTTCCTCCACAGCGCagccctctgccctgccagctttgctttcttcccCCAGGGTCACATAAGCCTCCTGAAGAATCTGGTGTCCAGTGATTACTCTTACCTGTGGGTCAGGCCCTCGGTGTCCCGGCAGCAGCTACAAGCAATTTCTGCAGAAGTAGATAAAATAGGAAAACTGGTGTTAGGGTAAGTGTGCTGCTGTCTGAGCTGAGCAGTGGCAGCAATGGCTCCTCCTCTCTGAAAACTGTATTCTTAAACAGTCAGAATTActgctgtttctgtggttttccagGTCTGTGGCATAATTGTATAGTTTAAACTTGCTCTTTTGAATGAGCTCTGCACTGGTGAGCAGAGGGagtgccctggcacagggcaggggtgaGAGGAACACTGTGGTTTTCATGTCCCCAGAGTGTAAGGACACCTTCTTTCCCAAAGGCTCATGACAaggccagcagctgccttgaCTGTGGAGGAGCTGAACCGAGAGCTGCGAGGTGTGCAGAAGCAAACCAGAGGGACCAAGTACAGCAGCATGATGCAGCTCCTGCGCGTGGCGCTCAGCGGGCGGCAGGTACGAGGAGCAGATCTGAGATTACGTGCAACGTGCTTtcacagagctcagagccaACTTTACAAAGGTTCTCCAAAGCCTAGTCCTGGCTCAGCTCTGGTGCTGATGCTTCAGGtccctctgagcagggctggcatcAGCCCGTGATGCAGACACGGCGGGGCAGCTCgtgcctgtgctcagggctCGCTCTGTTTGCAGCACGGCCCGAGCGTGGCAGAGATGATGGTGACTCTGGGAGCTGAGGAGGTGTGTGGCCGCATAcacagagccctgtccagctgaCAGGGACGCTGCTGACCTGCCAGGCTGCGCACTCGGATGGCGCGGGTGGCACCTGCGTGATCACCTCTGACCACACGAGCTGGGCCTCAGGCCAGGCAGGTGTCTGGGCTGGTCCCACGTCTGCAGGAAGCTGCACTGAGCACGAGCCACTTCGTCTGGGAGAGGAGCCAGGTCCAGATTCAGCCCCTCCTGCAAGGAGCCTGCTTTGCAGGGTGGGAGAAGAAGACGCCTGTCAGCATTTAAACTCAGACCATGTGGACAGAAAGTAACTGAACTTGTGAAAGCAGCAGATCAGATTCTTTTTGGAGAGAGCCTACAGCTACACAACACGGTTCCCCAACAAATACAGTGGGgggtatttttatatatatgtgtgtgtattgCAGCTGTTGCCCTCTTAGCTGCCCTGGTGTCCCACCAGGCTGAGTGAGCTGCTCGGGGCGGGGGGTTTCCTGTGTACTGTGTCATGCACGTGGTTCTGCTAAAAATATCCCTGCTCAGGAGATTGGGATGTTTTATCCTCATTTGTCTGATACCcttttaattattaaatcaGTGTGGTGATTTTGGTTCTGTTCTCGTGGTTACGCTACAGCCGGTGCGGGGAGGAGCTCACGGGGTTGTGCTGAGCCCACGCCCTCACACGAgcacttccccagcagcagcagccctccccagcagcctcaggagcacttccccagcagcagcagccctccccagcagcctcaggagcacttccccagcagcagcagccctccccagcagcctcaCGTGGctgcccgcggggccggggcagccggAGCCGCTTCCTGCCGGGGCAGGGACGGAGCCCATGGCTGGCAGCGGGCAGCTGGAGCGCTGGCTCAgtgagtggggctggggctgggggtcgGGGCTGCCgtggctgctggctctgctgcttcctccagccTGGGTGGGCGCTGGAGCAGCTTCACctccctggggaaggggctgctgtccccacggAACCCTTGTAGAGCAGTGTGGGTGCTGGCTTGCTGCATCTGGCATTTTCCCCATCTGTCCTGCCCATCCTCAGCCCCCAAAGCTGGCTTAGTGACAGAATGGGGAGTGGATAAAGCcaaaaaagacttttttcctgaatttagCTGTGCTAATGTGTAAAGTGCCTGCGTTCCAGCACAAGTTTTGTAGTggtcccaggagagctgcctgTAAGTGGTTTTTAAGTTTCTCCTGCTAAAAGCAACATCTGCTGTTGTCAGGCTGTGCTTGACTTTAAGCGTGTGCTTGGGACTATATTTTTAGGCAGACTTTAGTAACAGCTGTTTCCTGCTCATCCTGGATCTCCCCTTTCTGCTACAGAAAGCTCtggagcagcggcagcagcgaGGTCTgagctgcttcctgctctgagcactcCTCACGCTGAGGCTGGgctttccttctgcctctcttgtttttctccctctgtaaGACGAGGCCACCGACCCGAGTATCTCCgaggaaaactgggaatgcATCCAGCGGTTCTGCGAGCAGGTGAACGCTGACGCAGAGAGGTAAGGCAGACACAGGGCTCTTTGTGTTcacccaggctgtgcctggctctgagctcccctgtggctctgcaggaacGGGGCCTGGGGCCGTGGTGTGGGGAGCTGAGGGGGCTCACTGGGCTCCGCTGCCCTGGAAGCAGAAATGAGTTGGAAACATGAATTGGAAATGGTGTGTGCCAGTGTGATGGAGGGTGATGGCAGGGAATGGGCTCTGGCatcagctgctggagcccacagggcagcagctcctgctggccatgccCTGAGGAGTCTGGCCAAGGGTTCCTGCTGTGGGGTCCTGCAGGGGAGCCCCgaggcagctcagcctcagcttttccttccagcGAGGTGGAGGATCTCTGCTGAGGTTTCCTCACCTTCCAGCTGACAGTCTGGGCTCTGTGGGAAGTAGCAGGGACTAATTAAGCTAATGACCTGTCAAACCTTAGTAATCATCTGTGTTCAGAGCAGACTGAGTTCAGAGCTCATGGGCTGGCTCCCAGCgctgcccaggagctggcacaggctgccctggctgtcattgaagctcctgcagctgcagagccagctctgctggtgcctGCTCAGGGACccccccagcctgtccctgctgctcccccccGAAGGACAtaccctgggcagggctggagggcagggctggggtcaccAGTTCACCCCTGTGTGtgcagtgtccctgggcagggctggagggcagggctggggtcaccaggtgtccctggcagggctggagggcagtgctgggtcacCAGTTCACCCCTGTGTGTGcggtgtccctgggcagggctgggtcacCAGTTCACCCCTGTGTGtgcagtgtccctgggcagtgctggggtcaCCAGTTCACCCCTGTGTGTGcggtgtccctgggcagggctggagggcagtgctggagggcagtgctggagggcagtgctgggtcacCAGTTCGTCCCTGTGTGtgcagtgtccctgggcagggctggggtcaccAGTTCACCCCTGTGTGtgcagtgtccctgggcagcacgGTGCCCAAGGAAGGGTGTCGGTGCTGCTGcgagcccagcagctgctcctctgtgcaGACCCAACCcagcatttgtttttcctgggaaCTCGTGCATGGTGTGActtgctctgctcttccccagcCCGTGGTTTGCGCTGAGGCTGCTGGCACACAAAATCCAGTCCCCTCAGGAGGGGGAAGCTCTGCATGCTCTCACAGTGAGTACTTCCCTCTGCACACAAAGCATCACTGGGAATCAGGGGTGGCAGGTAGAGCAGACAGGATAgctctctcctccttttctcttagATGCCAatgtctttctctttctcttggAAGCCTCTCCATTTAACTTTCCCTTGCACAAGGAATACAGGAGCCAGGGCACAGTGGAGGCAGAAACTGCTTCTGTTCCTCCCCACGCTGCCCTGCTGAGGTGTTCTGTTggtctgcagctctggctgtgctgtgtccaCCAGTGAGGCAATAGCTCAAAAGTTGTTAGTGATGGGTAGAACAGAGCAGGTGGTCTTAAATGTGCTGCCTAGGAAAGCTGGATGAAGGAATAAAACACGTTCCTGCTGCATGACTTTCTCAGTGTCTGGTGTTGGTGGATGCAGCTGTCAGAAAGTTCTTAGATTTAGTAATATAGTGACAAagtaacattttgttttctgcaggtgctggagACTTGTGTGAACAACTGTGGTGACAGATTTCACGGTGAAATGGCAAAATTCAGGTTTCTGAATGAGCTGATTAAAGTGCTTTCCCCAAAGGTAGGTGGTGGTGCTTACAGGGGGTTT
This genomic window from Motacilla alba alba isolate MOTALB_02 chromosome 14, Motacilla_alba_V1.0_pri, whole genome shotgun sequence contains:
- the EARS2 gene encoding probable glutamate--tRNA ligase, mitochondrial, with the protein product MARAARALRCAVGPGPGPGPGPGSGSGSGSGSGSGPGPGPGSGSGSAPGPGSQRGPRVRFGPSPTGFLHLGGLRTALYNYIFAKKHQGTFILRVEDTDQSRVVPGAAEGIEAMLDWAGIPPDESPGRGGPAGPYVQSRRLELYGRAGAALLASGAAYRCFCSPQRLQLLRRDALRSQQTPRYDNRCRHLTAAEVAQKLSQGLDCVIRFRLERGVEPFQDLVYGWNKHEVAEVEGDPVILKGDGFPTYHLASVVDDHHMGITHVLRGTEWLASTSKHLLLYKALGWEPPQFGHLPLLLNKDGGKLSKRQGDIFLERFARDGFLPEALLDIVTNCGSGFTEKQMGRTLEELISQFDVGRITTHSALLDLEALPEFNRIHLTRHIENQGLRQKLVRELQGLVELVYGDQQVEPDVLEDKYVERVLLLRKGHISLLKNLVSSDYSYLWVRPSVSRQQLQAISAEVDKIGKLVLGLMTRPAAALTVEELNRELRGVQKQTRGTKYSSMMQLLRVALSGRQHGPSVAEMMVTLGAEEVCGRIHRALSS